CAGATTTCAACATTCTctctagtgttttttttttttcaattttaaatttgcGAAGGTTTAATCATAAAAGCCGATAAATCATTTCAACAACGTGATTTTAATCTAGAGAAGGAAACCTCACCGTACGATGCTGCCATTGTGGGAAAGGTGTTCGTCGGGGAAAAAAAGAGGGGAAAAGATGTGTTTGCGAGAGAGAGATGGTTTTCAGTGGCCTTCGACGGCGAGTCTGGATCGGGAGAAGCTTCTTGATCTACGGTTGACGGATCGGCCTCTCTGCTGCATCAATTCGCAACTCGGGAACAAAATGTATTTTGAGAGAGATGTGTGTTGAGGGTTTAATGTGGGTGAGAGAGAGAAGCTAACTGCGCGCCCGATTTTATAGGGAAACGGTGACGTCGTTTTCGAGGTTGGCTCCCCCCTCTTTACTGACTGACGACTGTAAATAAGTTAAAAACAAGAAACACACGCGGTTGGTTACAAATTGAACCAAAGAGTTCTTTTGGTCAAAATCTACTTGTAAATTTTAAGTAAATGTAATGTGATCTAGTCTTTATGTTGCGgcttatattttttactttataaatacgttatattttatatattttaatttatacaacAAATCTTCTTAcatatttgaatttaaatatcATATCTTTACCAATAaagtagaatttttttttatcattttaggGTACTTGTCGCTCTGTCATTTGCTGAAGGATGTTTTCGATCTGGGCTTTTTCGGGTTTTTTGGGTTTGTGTTTTCTGTTTATGATGTTTTCCGATTTGAGTATGTTACCTTAACCTTCCGTAGACCAAAACATGACACATGTCACCTTAAAACTAATGATTTTGTTGATTTGAAACTCTTAAAAAAATGTGTCAgttatttttacttttcattttttcaactatatcaaaatgaaataaaaataaaaagaaaaaatataaattcttacatttttcttaattttgtcaataattttgtgttcaataaacaacattatatttgaattttttaaaatttgtatataattttaaatttttagtaactttttaaatttttataaaaattataatatatttttattgacatCTTTCCAACCcctaatatttaaatatattaaagtggcgtttttaaatttactaaaatGGTGGTCTAGTGGTTTCCACTATAGGAAGAGTTGTCCTGTTGGTCTAGGCCAGGGATCGATTCTCCTCTAGTGCAAAATTATTAGCTCCACATGTGGCCACGCGGATATGGGCCCATGCTTACggcccatttgaatacccgggaGAGGATCCATCCGTGGATTGCACCTCCCACCCGGGAgttaggtctgtgtctttaatagacccgggtttaaccctttttcttagcaaaaaaaaaaaaaaatttactaaaatgggtgatttgagaaaaaaaatataaaccagcTTCGAAAGGGATGGCAGTGAGACGAGCATGTGTAGAAATGAGAGACATTGTGGACTATGTTACCCTTTGGTGGATGTGTGTATTATTGGTGGGACTCAGTAATTATTTTGGACAAAAATCTAGTGTTTGCATGCAAGTGTGGTCTATCTCCTGTAGGCTCTAGTGACATCTTTTCAGAAAAAAGGAAATCTCAGTTGATAGGCATTGgctaaaaagtaaaaacgttACCGGAATTCAGAACATATACAGTTTTCTTTTTGAAGAGTATGAATGGAAGTTTCTTGGAAATGAGTTTCAGGTCAAACGAAATTAAACAATACTAAAAAGGTTTTGTAAAACTAAATGAGTAATTTGGGAGAGTTGGTGGAAGGGAATCTCTAGATCGTTCATAGGGAACCGTAATTTAGGGTCCCTTGGGATCtctatcaaacataaaaaattagaaacagTATACTATACTCGAATCTCTTTTACTTTTTTCGTAAATAGCAAGAAAGACGCTTCAGTGTCATCACAGTCACTTGACACACTACTGATGGTGATCATCAAGACACGTTGTATTAAAGGACAACAATGGGTTCACGTGTTTTGTCGTTTTCAGCGATGGTGGATCACTCATTATAGTACACCTGGATTCTCTTCACCTAATATCTCCGTTGTCTCTTTTCACTTCGACCCCATTATTTCATAGTATAATTTCTTCATGAGATTCAGAGTTATTTTTTTAGAGGTGAATCTTGTTCACTACATTTAATCACATATGTTCTGCTTCAGCAATCAGCACCGTAAACATTAACTTCTGATATCAGTTGTCGAAAAAGGCGTTGCGGTATCCATGTGAATGGTACCATgctgattttaaattttatttaaaacgttTATGGCTGAGTTTGGATCATTATCTGTTCTTTTGGTTGAtattaaataatgaaaatatatgaaCATACAAGCATCCCAATATGTGTGTATGTGTAACTGTATAAAagcatataaataaaatcagtTGTTCGTGTCAATCAAAGGATTTATTCGAGGCACATAGCTAACCAAATATACATGGACAATATATAGGACTCGATCACCATTTGGGAACAAAACATCACTCAACGCTCTTAATCCTCATACTCTCATGCATGGATTAATATGCGTTTTCTACTTCAAGATGGGTATGTTCTTACTTTTGATTTTGACTTTTAATTCTCAAAAGTAAAGatgattaataaagaaaaagtaATTCATAGACCCTTGGAGCCAGGGAGGTCAATCCACTGAAGCTGAGCCTCGACCTCTCCACATTCAACGTGACGTAATCTGAGAACGAGATCCTGAACGAGCTTACCGTCGACCCAAGTGACTTTAGACTCCTCAGCTAGACAGTTGCGACGACAGGGCTGAACCGTGGTGACAATGGTTCCACTAGGAAGACCGTCAAGGTGCATTTTTAAAGCCTCAATATACGGCTTTATCTCGAACTCTGCATCACCCATCTTGTCGTCCTTGCTAAACATGTCGTGGTCGTACACCGTCTATATACAAAACATATTACACATATGGtccataataataaaattttaaaatatgatttatatgaaaaaacatacCAAGAGGACGGTAAGAGTGGGGTCTGTGACGGAGAGAGTCAGATCTTCATTCCATTCTGGATTTACGTCTTTGTTGATAACACGAGTCTTCAATTTCTGCaaccaaagaaaaaacaattaagTTAAATATTTGCACGTATGAATATTTGTGATACTGTAATATCAGATGACCTGTTTGCCCATTTTGACAACGACGTAAGGGTCGCTGCTATTGATGTCACGGACGGCGAGGTTGACGCCTCGTTTGATGCGGATTCTAAGGAGTCCCAAAAGATTGTTCATTAGTGAGCCTGTCGTGGTCATCTCCCTTTgattaattttctatatattgctCACTCTCTACGAATCTTTTATCAAAGCTTCCACTGCAACACAAATGtttcgttttatttttatttttatttgttttctctcCTCCTCTTAGCTCTGTGTTTCTCTTAGAGCGAAGCGTTTGCGGGGAGGAGATAACGTGCAGTGAAAGAAATGGATACAGACGATGTATATTAAAGGGATGACCTAACTTCACATTGATTTGAAGACGACCGTGAGTTTCGGTATCCGTTGTTTAGGATGAACGTTAGTTTTGGGAATCCAATTTTAGTGAACGCTAAAACTCCGTTACAACGGTAATATTTTGATTCCATTTTCGGCGAAGACTCTCGCAAAGTGTATCTAAATAGAGTCCCTAAATATGCGAGGATTGTAACAAAATTGGCCTTTACTCTTGGATACATCTTAAAGGAACATACGTTTGCGGAATGAACGCTTGAGTAACGGACAAGCTTTCACTGGAATACCTTTCGCAGTCTCTCGGCTGATAGGGAAGCTCTCTTGTTGTTTGGTTCCAACACCAGCGCGTGTCTGAAATCTGCagagtttaccaaaaaaaaattaatattttttacctATTAAGACGAAAATAGTTTAGATCTTGGTTCTTTAAAGCTTACCGTCCATGGCTTCCTTGTACTCGCCTAACATTTCTCTTGCGGTTCCTCTTCTTAAATAGGCTTTCACATTCTGAACAAAAAGAAGGAAACATTCTGTTGAGGTTCAAGGCAAAGAGTGTTATTACTAAGCTAGCTCCAGTGTTTAAAGAAAGTTACCTTCTTGTCGAGAGTGATAGCTTTGGTACAATCTTCTTCGGCCAGAAGAAAGCTGTATGTATAGGGTTTTATCAAGCCAATGTCACACAAAAACATATCTGACTTAGAATGGTTTTTAAGAGCAGAGAAATTAACTTACCTTCCAATTTCAAGATATGCAGCAGCTCTGTTACTGTAATACGTAGCATTGTTTTCACTCAGCTTAATAGCTTCTGAGTATAGACCTATAGCTTTCTGCCACTGTTTCTCTTTAAAAGCTTGGTTACCCTGGTTTTACAAAATCAACGAACAAAGAAATAACAAATGAGAACCACACTAGACAAAGGATGACAATGCCATTTGGATAATTAATAGACCTTCTCTTTGGCAATTTCAGCTGACTCTTCTAGGCTGATGGTCTTTTTAGATGATTTAGGATCGGCAATAATACTGGAGTTCTCTTGCAAAGACGCATACATTGTCTGCACTGTATCTAGTAAAAAGCGGTCACCACCATGTCTTGCTAAGAAAGAAACTGAAACAGGGCACTTCTCGTGGTGTCCCAGTGGCACAGTCACCTGTATTATCAGACCAATAAATGTTCAAAGACACATAATATGTGAACTGCGTTTTGCCCATTTACCATCGTTTTTTTCACTGGAAAGGACCAAATAAGAGAGTGAGATCTAACCTGACAACAACCCGATATGCTAGCAATGCTAAGTAGACTGGAAGCTCGGTTTTGATAGTCTTCGGAGATTATCTCTTTGCTACCAAGTTTTGGAGGAAGAGTTGGCATTGTTGGGATAACCAGAACGCCATCATCCTTGAACCATGGAAACAAACACACTTAAGCTTAGTCAAGTCACTCTTAACGAAAGTTGCTCAAGTTGTGGAGATAGCATGGAAAGAGCATGAATACCTTGAGAAGTGAATTAATAGCCACTCGTGTCTGGTTTCTAATTGTATTCAGATTCTCAATTTCTTCATTGGTTAGTTCTGCGTTGTCACACACTTGTGAAGAAATCACAGGACCAATAGCTGGCTTCACTGTATTGATCCAATCCCCATGGTTTTGAAGAAACTCATGCCTACAATACAAGCCAAGATCGTTTTTAAGAGTTCAGAGTCGAGATTCTCTCATCCTCTGATGGTGAATAAACGACAGGCACACCTTTGAAGAAGCTGCATGACATTTGCTAGTAGCCTCGATGTTGGGACCTTCGTGTTAGCAATGGCTTTCGTCCTAGTGAACTCTTTCAAGCTAGGAACTTTAGATTCAATATAGTTCTCCAGGCTCTGATGCTTCAGCGATTGttctgaaaataaaacaaaggataTCTCAATTATAATCAGGATATATGACGACGGAGGTACTTCAAGAAGAGCAAAAAGCATACTTCCGAAGAGCTTTTCAGCTGATTTGGTCACCACCTGTGTAATCCGGTCCACAGGGATCTTTAACAGCTGAAAATAGTCGTCAGCTACTATGATTTGCCTTGGATTCCGTTGTGTGGCAAATGGAAGGTGCAAGAGTACATGGCCAACGCGACGTAGGGTGTTTGGATCACGAGCAAACCATCCTGAAGGAAATATCTATTGATCAGAATCAGCTTAACCGCTCATATAATAGTGCTTAATGTAAATTTCCATATAAATGAAGTCATCTTGCAATATAAGTATATGACAATCAAAACCTACTATATATAAGATCCAAATTATTAGACCACAAAGGTCTAATTGACACATGTATAAGTATTCATACCAACAGAGTCAAGACTAGAAGATACTGGTATGATCCCTGTGTTTGAAATGGCCCCTTGGGAAGATTTGAATCCAAGAACGCCACAGTATCCAGCAGGCACTCTTACCCCACCAACTGTGTCGATTCCTGAAAGGATGCAAGTCATCAGAACcatattctatttaaaattgAACAAGAACCAGTAAACGGTTGAGATTCTAGAGATGGATGGGAGAGGCCAATGTATAGACATAAGATACTAAATCAAGCAAATTATATTAGAGGCCAATAAGCTGAAAATGAGCTGTtagattatactatattatGCTTATACAGAAAAATTGGGGATGTGATTCTCTCTTGAAATCTCCCCGTCTCTACTATAATTCGAAGTTTATGAAAGCGTGTGATATGGTTCAGTGATTCATACAACCGATTCTGAGCTTTCACTATATCGTTTACGATGAAAGCAAAATGAATGCAGAAGTAGTGTTCTTATTTATGGTGATAACATCATCTTGTTTAGAAACGCAAATGGTGGCAGCTTTGATGAAAATGTCATGTAAATACTAGACAAGTTTAGGATATTTTTAGGGCCTTCCTAGAGGAATATAACTGTCAACCATGTTTTGTTCTCAAAACTTAGGTCTATCTCGCACCACATTGTCctaaagaggaaaaaaaagtatatacagAACTCACCTAAGGCAAAATCGACAGCGTTAGTAGCAACGGCAACAGCAGCTCCACTGGAAGCGCCACCAGGAATACGATCATGAGCAGCAGGATTTGTGGAAGACTCGTAATGCTTGTTTTCTCCACTGATACTGAAGAAAACAAAGGGGTCAAAATGCTTGAACCACAATCGTAACGCTTGTTTTCTccactaataaaataaaaaagtttcacACTGGAAGCCCAAACTACATGTCCTTTTCTGAATTCCAACAAAGTTAACAATCTCACATATATTATCGAAGGAGAGACAAACCTAAAGGCAAGTTCATCGACAACAGTTTTGCCAACGCAAGTAGCTCCGCCTTCAACAAGAGTTGAAACCACAGGACACGTTGAAGAAGCAGCTTCATGCGTCCTGACCCAATCTGGATGACCAAAGCCAGTCACGTAGCCTGTAACATCGAATCTGGAAAACAGATGAGAACGAAAAGAAAGAGCAAGCTCAGCATTTTGAACCTTTTGCGAAAGTCAAAAGAGTTCATACAAGAGAATGAGATATATGAACATAAATTAGATAGATATATACTAATcaatcaacatatccatagttcTGTAAGTAGAGGTCAAACACTCTCTACGGCAATTGGAACCATCTAAGCTTGGTGATGAATCCAAACTTACAACTTAAAGATCCAAGCCCTAGTGTCTAACGATGATAGTAACAATTCAAAGATTCATATCTCTATATTCATTCGCAGGTGATATCCATTTGAACAATACATTTGAGCTTATAACAAACATATTCTCAGTATAATTGCTCAAAATGAATCTCGGAAGTTCACTAACAGGTACTGTAGAAGTCAACAGCAGATTTCAATCTCTGGCAAACAGTTTCTTACTACTCAGCAAATATTCTTCACCTAAATCCCCAAAATATCACAAGAGACATATGAAGCTGAAGAGGGAAGGGAAACAGGTGTGTACAGTGACTTACACGTCGGAGATGGCGAAGGAGAGACCGGTGAGAGGATGAGGGGCTTTGGGAGGAGCTGGCTGCGGCGGAGGGAGGAGCAAGAGCTTGTCGATAAAGGCGCCGAAATCTTCACGGATggtcttcttcagcttcttagCAGCCAGGAGGATCCCGGCGATGCCTAAACCAAGAAGCACCCAGAGATTCGAAGCGTGAGACGCCATCGATGACTGCTTTGCTTAAgataagagagaaagagagagacccTAAAAGGAGGAAGAAAGagttttgttttgtgtgtttttgcgTTTCTTGAGGTTTATTCCCGTTCTAccccaaaaatatattatttatttaattgattatataaataaatttattttgagaaaaaaaaagaaaaaacaagatgAGAGTTTGAGATTGAGATGACGTAAGCTCAACAGAAGTGATCACTTCCTCCCTGTTTCTCTCTTTACatatcaaaaaaaatctaattcaCTTTGGCTTTATCCTCCTCCTTATCCTTAACCCTGATAATGGCAGATCAGACCAAGAATATCAATTCTCCTGGGATCTTCGAGCTAAACAATGGATCCTTGCAGGTCAAGATCTCTAATTATGGCGCCACCATCACCTCCTTGTCTGTCCCCGACAAGAACGGTTACCTTCTCCTTCTCCcttcctatttttttgttttgtttatgtattCCTTTTTCTCCAAGTCCCAATGACTCATCTGATGATCgagtttgatttttaaaaatcgaAGGGAAACTGGCTGATGTTGTTCTTGGATTCGACTCGGTGGATCCTTATGTGGTAATACTTCTCTTCAAATTCACCTAACTATTTCATTGATGTACCACACGGTTTTCATTAGATCTGAttagaagaataaaaaaaagagttctgATCATGGCTATAAGCAATCTGTTCTCAAACTCTCACCCATGTGGTTTCTGTTGTCTGAATTGGTCAATAGAGTACTtatgaacaacaacaacaggtGTGTCTGAAATACTTCTTATGCATAGTGTCTGAACATATTGTTAAGAATTATATATGATCATGCCTGTTGTGGTGCTCTTGTTGtaattaattctttttttttttttatgatagctgaagttacaataaaaataatctGGATTCTGTAACAGTGGTTTTGAATTTGTTTGTGTGATTTTATCTATGAATCTGAATTATATGATTGTTACAGAACGGGCTTGCACCATACTTTGGGTGCATAGTTGGTCGTGTAGCAAATCGGATCAAAGAAGGCAAGTTTAGTCTCAATGGAGTCGACTACACTTTGCCCATCAACAATGGTCCCAATAGCCTCCACGGTAAAATATAACCATTCTTCTTTCCTCTATATGATTCTGCACCTTTTCAGTAAACTTAATTAATCGGATGTGTAAAACATAAATGTTACTCTTATCTTTCAGGTGGTAACAAAGGTTTCGATAAGAAGACATGGGAAGTCGCAGGACACAAGAAAGACGGTGACAAACCTTTCATCACATTCAAATATCACAGCGCcgatggagaagaaggttgttagaaaagaaatatatatattctacatGAGATTGGATAagctaaatatataatatgtgttGTAACGTTTAATAGGTTATCCCGGTGCGGTTACTGTCACGGCCACATACACTCTCACGTCAGCAACAACCATGAGACTTGACATGGAGGCAGTTCCTGAGAATAAAGACACTCCAATCAACTTAGCTCAGCATACATACTGGAACTTATCGGGTCACGACTCAGGAAACATTCTTGACCACAGGATCCAAATCTGGGGTTCTCATATCACTCCCGTGGATCAACACTCTGTCCCTACAGGTGAGCTCTTGCCGGTTAAGGGAACTCCATTCGATTTCACCGAGGAGAAACGGATAGGAGAGCGTATAGGAGAGGTGGGGATTGGATATGATCACAACTACGTGTTGGACTGTGCTGATCAAGTGAAGGACGGGCTGAAACACGCGGCGAAGCTAAGAGACGGTGAGAGCTCAAGGGTGATGGACTTGTGGACCGATGCTCCGGGTGTGCAGTTTTATACGGGGAACTATGTGGATGGAGTGGTGGGGAAAGGGAATGCGGTTTATGGGAAGCATGCAGGTGTGTGCCTTGAGACGCAGGGGTTCCCTAACGCGATTAACCAGAAGAGTTTCCCGTGTGTTGTGGTCAAGGCTGGTGAGAAGTACAAGCACACGATGTTATTTGAGTTTTCAGCTTGAGGGAGACACTGGTGGCATTAGATGAAAGTGTTTTAGCCTTTTACGTGTTAGATGTTGGAATAAAGAGACGGTTCAGTGGTAAATGGAACCGGAAAGAGAGTGAttgtaatttgatttttttttttttgctactaAAATCAAACTTGATCTTCCACATTGATTTGTTTGGctaataatcattttattattttattgatttatttggTTAGTTGTGATATATAATAAGTTATTTTGAGTGTATAGgataaaattagatattttggatataaaataCCCAACTAAACAGTAACCAagattattttcagataaaattATCTGATTCAAACAATATGTAATtagtatttttgattatttttggatcaatttaaataatttagatataaaatgtctaatatttttaaataatttttgattacAAGGATACCCAATTATTTTCTGGCTCTTACGCATTATAATCAATTTAGGAGGATTCTACTCGAATTGACTCGGTTTTTATAATATTCGGAAAAAAATATCTTTCGAAACCAATGACATAACCAAATGCAATGCCTAATATGTTCTATCTGACAACTAATTCTAGGCATTTGGGAGACCAATTAGATTTCggttcagattcaatcagattctGAGTTTTTGGGTTTACGAGTTTCAGCTTCGTCTCGGATATTATAAAAGTCTAATTAGAATTCGGTTTAGATTTAGTCAGGTCCAGTTCAAGTTtggtaatattttataaaaatcggTTGAACCCAATATAATTTTGGGTTTCTAATCTTAATTAGGTTTTCGGTtccaaaatattgttttgtactTAGTTAAACccgaaaactaaataaaaattcagtgaaacaatgatcaaaaatagataaaaaaatgaaatgaaaaataagtAATGTTCTTGTCACGACTCTTTTTTGTTATAGTGTAATTTTTGACAATTCAAATTAGGGAgcaaaaataatgaaattagaGAAGAAGCTCAAAAACTATATGCAAACACATCATATCCAATATAAAAGAAGTGAATACACTTAAATCCAATAACTTCGActatacaaaagaagaaaagcaTCATGTACTATATTAAGCTAAGTATTTGGATTAATTATTGATATAATTGATACTTATTTTAAGTACTTAATGAGATTTTATAGCATTTTGTGTATTTAttcgagtttgagtttggtaTGAGCATTTTTgtagatttttgaatttttgaattttttcggATATCTATTTGGACTCAcccaaaataccataaaacatgTTTCAGCTGATGTTCATGTCGAATTCCATTCGATTCTGATTCATTTTTACTGGGCCGGGTTTGGTTCAAGTTTCGGGTTAGTTTTATTTATCCAACCCCTAGCGAGTAGCGACAACAAGCTTTTCAGTTTTTTAGACTTGGGGAGATGTAAGGGGTATTTTG
The DNA window shown above is from Brassica napus cultivar Da-Ae unplaced genomic scaffold, Da-Ae ScsIHWf_2680;HRSCAF=3438, whole genome shotgun sequence and carries:
- the LOC106390140 gene encoding protein C2-DOMAIN ABA-RELATED 4-like, which produces MTTTGSLMNNLLGLLRIRIKRGVNLAVRDINSSDPYVVVKMGKQKLKTRVINKDVNPEWNEDLTLSVTDPTLTVLLTVYDHDMFSKDDKMGDAEFEIKPYIEALKMHLDGLPSGTIVTTVQPCRRNCLAEESKVTWVDGKLVQDLVLRLRHVECGEVEAQLQWIDLPGSKGL
- the LOC111215681 gene encoding galactose mutarotase-like; the encoded protein is MADQTKNINSPGIFELNNGSLQVKISNYGATITSLSVPDKNGKLADVVLGFDSVDPYVNGLAPYFGCIVGRVANRIKEGKFSLNGVDYTLPINNGPNSLHGGNKGFDKKTWEVAGHKKDGDKPFITFKYHSADGEEGYPGAVTVTATYTLTSATTMRLDMEAVPENKDTPINLAQHTYWNLSGHDSGNILDHRIQIWGSHITPVDQHSVPTGELLPVKGTPFDFTEEKRIGERIGEVGIGYDHNYVLDCADQVKDGLKHAAKLRDGESSRVMDLWTDAPGVQFYTGNYVDGVVGKGNAVYGKHAGVCLETQGFPNAINQKSFPCVVVKAGEKYKHTMLFEFSA
- the LOC106390141 gene encoding outer envelope protein 64, chloroplastic-like, which produces MASHASNLWVLLGLGIAGILLAAKKLKKTIREDFGAFIDKLLLLPPPQPAPPKAPHPLTGLSFAISDVFDVTGYVTGFGHPDWVRTHEAASSTCPVVSTLVEGGATCVGKTVVDELAFSISGENKHYESSTNPAAHDRIPGGASSGAAVAVATNAVDFALGIDTVGGVRVPAGYCGVLGFKSSQGAISNTGIIPVSSSLDSVGWFARDPNTLRRVGHVLLHLPFATQRNPRQIIVADDYFQLLKIPVDRITQVVTKSAEKLFGKQSLKHQSLENYIESKVPSLKEFTRTKAIANTKVPTSRLLANVMQLLQRHEFLQNHGDWINTVKPAIGPVISSQVCDNAELTNEEIENLNTIRNQTRVAINSLLKDDGVLVIPTMPTLPPKLGSKEIISEDYQNRASSLLSIASISGCCQVTVPLGHHEKCPVSVSFLARHGGDRFLLDTVQTMYASLQENSSIIADPKSSKKTISLEESAEIAKEKGNQAFKEKQWQKAIGLYSEAIKLSENNATYYSNRAAAYLEIGSFLLAEEDCTKAITLDKKNVKAYLRRGTAREMLGEYKEAMDDFRHALVLEPNNKRASLSAERLRKVFQ